In Aestuariibaculum lutulentum, one DNA window encodes the following:
- a CDS encoding acyltransferase has translation MIKINQGMLLSRKNIKLILSVNWIKTFYFNLKMFPFDVAIKLPVFFYGKVKLSSLRGEVIIDAPIKRGMIGFGQRFEKMSVEKGISQVIVNGKLVFKGHAHFGKDVFFCVEDNAYCEFGFMGCLGSDVKLVCTKEIIIGEWAGIGYESQVIDTNSHPMKNTLTGQYYPMSSSIRIGNYNAISNRVSIMGGTKTPDHCVVASNSLCNADYRQFENNVLLGGIPAKLIKTNFARDWEIEKEMLKKAKRVL, from the coding sequence GTGATAAAAATTAATCAAGGAATGTTATTGTCAAGAAAAAATATAAAGTTGATTTTATCTGTTAATTGGATAAAAACATTTTATTTTAATTTAAAAATGTTTCCTTTTGATGTTGCTATAAAATTGCCAGTCTTTTTTTATGGTAAAGTTAAATTATCAAGTCTTAGGGGAGAGGTGATAATTGATGCGCCGATAAAGAGAGGTATGATAGGTTTTGGGCAAAGATTCGAAAAAATGTCAGTGGAGAAGGGAATCTCTCAAGTTATAGTAAATGGTAAATTGGTTTTTAAAGGTCACGCTCATTTCGGTAAAGATGTTTTTTTTTGTGTAGAGGATAATGCATACTGTGAGTTTGGCTTTATGGGGTGTTTGGGATCTGATGTAAAATTGGTTTGCACTAAAGAGATAATTATAGGGGAGTGGGCTGGTATAGGTTATGAGTCTCAAGTAATTGATACCAACTCTCATCCTATGAAAAACACTCTTACAGGTCAGTATTATCCAATGAGTTCTTCAATTAGGATAGGAAATTATAATGCAATTTCCAATAGGGTATCAATTATGGGGGGGACAAAAACCCCAGATCATTGTGTAGTGGCTTCAAATAGTTTATGCAATGCTGATTACAGGCAATTTGAAAATAATGTATTGTTGGGAGGAATCCCGGCAAAATTAATTAAAACTAATTTCGCACGAGATTGGGAGATTGAAAAGGAGATGCTGAAAAAAGCTAAAAGGGTGTTATAG
- a CDS encoding FemAB family protein gives MQGHFDDFKVVKYSKEYYEQWNDFVAKSKNGTFLFHRDFMEYHSDRFEDFSLLIFQRNKLQAILPANKSGQEIYSHQGLTYGGVLLPNNISVVKVFSVFEVIQKYCKQINISKITIREIPEFYCDKPTSEISFIIGQKYSLFQRQMVLAIDFEKGFSIHKTKLKHYKKGRDVGFEIKEDDTFDEFWINVLQPRLLERFNSKPVHRLEEITLLKRNFPKNIKQFNIYLGNQILAGITIFENKNVVKSQYGATTSEGERFRALDYLFLFLIDKYKEEGKKFFSMGTISDNSIKGYNEGLLKQKEEFGCNVYLQDSFSIDL, from the coding sequence ATGCAAGGACATTTTGATGATTTTAAAGTTGTAAAGTATTCTAAGGAATATTATGAACAATGGAATGATTTTGTTGCTAAGTCAAAAAATGGAACCTTTTTATTTCATAGAGATTTTATGGAATATCACAGTGATCGTTTTGAAGATTTTTCACTGCTGATATTTCAAAGGAATAAATTGCAAGCTATTTTACCAGCTAATAAATCTGGACAGGAAATATATTCACATCAAGGATTAACTTATGGAGGAGTGCTATTACCAAATAACATATCGGTAGTTAAAGTATTTTCTGTTTTTGAAGTAATTCAAAAATATTGTAAACAAATTAATATTTCCAAAATTACAATAAGGGAAATTCCTGAATTCTACTGTGATAAGCCTACTTCAGAGATTTCTTTTATAATTGGCCAAAAATATAGTTTGTTTCAGCGTCAAATGGTTTTAGCTATTGATTTTGAAAAAGGGTTTAGTATCCATAAAACTAAACTTAAACATTATAAAAAGGGAAGGGATGTTGGTTTTGAGATTAAAGAAGATGATACTTTTGATGAATTCTGGATAAATGTTTTACAACCCAGATTGTTAGAAAGATTTAATTCAAAACCTGTTCATAGATTAGAAGAAATAACTCTGTTAAAAAGAAATTTTCCTAAGAATATAAAACAATTCAATATTTATTTAGGGAATCAAATTTTGGCAGGTATTACTATTTTTGAAAATAAGAATGTTGTTAAATCTCAGTATGGAGCAACAACTTCAGAGGGTGAAAGATTTCGGGCATTAGATTATTTGTTTTTATTTTTAATAGATAAATATAAGGAAGAGGGCAAAAAGTTTTTTTCTATGGGGACTATTAGCGATAATAGTATTAAAGGGTATAATGAGGGCTTATTAAAACAAAAGGAAGAGTTTGGTTGTAATGTTTATTTACAAGATTCCTTTAGCATAGATTTATAA
- a CDS encoding O-antigen translocase, producing the protein MKKLIDYINDNVLIKVTSLQTTSVVTRLIAGILTSKAIAVFIGPVGLALIGNLQNFVSAFQTVSVVGLYNGTVKYISELKESVTELSKVVSTVFYVGFISTVLVSFFCYFNADLINNLIFPSYNNYAFVIKVFAFVLPFYTLNMFSFSIMNGFSKYKILIVINIIGQILSMSVALLLIYQNAIKGALISVAIAESLIFLITLVGIINRRSLIPLIKVKSVSFRFLKQMSSYSLMALFSAVLLPLVAIAIRMYIMEHVGYKDAGFWEAMTRISKYYLMMVTSLMALYILPRFSEIEDVKEFRKEVFGFYKLIIPVLVVGFIAIYFLKGIIVNVILTEEFRPVEDLFLWQLLGDFLKVLSTVIAYQFLAKKMFWHYILTEAFLIIALYTTSIFFIDLFDSVEGAVVAHFVTYIMYYGIILLIFGSSLFGVVSHEE; encoded by the coding sequence TTGAAAAAATTAATAGATTACATAAACGATAACGTTTTAATTAAAGTTACTTCGTTACAAACGACTTCTGTTGTTACCCGATTAATAGCTGGGATATTAACATCTAAAGCTATTGCGGTGTTTATTGGTCCAGTGGGGTTGGCCTTAATTGGAAATCTTCAGAATTTTGTAAGTGCATTTCAAACGGTGTCTGTCGTAGGTTTGTATAATGGCACTGTTAAATATATTTCAGAATTAAAAGAAAGTGTTACCGAGTTAAGTAAGGTGGTTTCCACTGTGTTTTATGTGGGTTTTATTTCTACGGTGTTGGTTTCTTTCTTTTGTTATTTCAACGCCGATTTAATAAATAATCTCATATTTCCTTCCTATAATAATTACGCATTTGTTATAAAAGTATTCGCATTTGTTTTGCCGTTTTATACGTTGAATATGTTTTCATTTTCTATAATGAATGGGTTTTCGAAGTATAAAATTCTTATAGTTATAAATATTATAGGACAGATATTAAGCATGTCCGTCGCACTGTTGTTAATTTATCAAAATGCGATAAAAGGGGCTTTAATATCAGTAGCTATTGCTGAATCTTTGATATTCTTGATAACCTTAGTTGGAATTATAAACAGAAGAAGCTTAATACCTCTTATAAAGGTAAAAAGTGTGAGTTTTAGGTTTTTAAAACAAATGAGTTCATACTCGTTAATGGCATTGTTTTCAGCTGTTCTTCTGCCTTTAGTTGCCATTGCTATACGAATGTATATCATGGAACATGTCGGATACAAAGACGCTGGATTTTGGGAAGCTATGACACGAATATCGAAGTACTATTTAATGATGGTTACATCTCTAATGGCACTTTATATTTTGCCTCGTTTTTCAGAAATTGAAGATGTGAAGGAATTTAGAAAAGAAGTTTTTGGTTTTTATAAACTTATAATTCCTGTTTTAGTTGTCGGATTTATAGCTATTTATTTCCTAAAGGGTATTATTGTAAATGTAATTTTAACAGAAGAATTCCGCCCGGTAGAAGACTTGTTTTTATGGCAGTTGTTGGGTGATTTCTTAAAAGTGTTATCAACTGTTATTGCCTATCAGTTTCTTGCAAAGAAAATGTTCTGGCATTATATTTTAACGGAAGCTTTTTTAATTATAGCGCTGTATACAACCAGTATATTTTTTATCGATTTGTTCGATAGTGTTGAAGGTGCTGTTGTAGCTCATTTTGTTACTTATATAATGTACTACGGAATAATTTTGCTCATTTTTGGAAGTTCATTGTTTGGGGTTGTGAGTCATGAAGAATAA
- a CDS encoding DUF1361 domain-containing protein — protein sequence MNNLKTYIYNQFNILVLISLSVLFSIVLLMIRIKLNQSFFYLFLIWNLFLACIPFTLTSYLSTRPKQHKVSFALYFFTWLAFLPNAPYIITDFLHLRFGDYHLLWLDVLMLASFSGNGVLLFLLSVKEMKHILLQHFSANMSNYIITSVFPLTAFGVYLGRFLRYNSWEIILNPIELFLDIFNITTNPNVHFQAWIFTFVFSIFLGLLYWINNTLNKN from the coding sequence ATGAATAATCTCAAAACCTATATCTATAATCAATTTAATATTTTAGTCTTAATCAGTTTATCCGTGCTTTTTAGCATCGTGTTATTAATGATTAGAATCAAATTGAATCAATCTTTTTTCTATCTGTTTTTAATCTGGAATTTATTTTTAGCATGTATCCCATTTACTTTAACAAGCTACTTATCAACAAGACCAAAACAACACAAAGTTTCTTTTGCTTTATACTTTTTCACATGGCTTGCCTTTTTACCTAATGCGCCTTATATCATTACCGATTTTCTACATTTGCGATTCGGAGATTACCACTTGTTATGGTTAGATGTTTTAATGTTAGCTTCTTTCTCTGGAAACGGGGTTTTACTATTTCTTCTATCTGTAAAAGAGATGAAACATATACTCCTTCAACATTTTAGTGCTAATATGTCTAACTACATCATAACATCTGTTTTTCCTTTAACAGCATTCGGTGTATACTTAGGTCGTTTTTTACGCTATAACTCATGGGAAATTATTCTAAACCCAATTGAATTATTTTTAGATATTTTTAATATTACAACCAATCCAAATGTCCATTTTCAGGCTTGGATATTCACATTTGTATTCAGTATATTTTTAGGATTGCTATACTGGATTAATAATACCTTAAATAAAAACTAA
- the typA gene encoding translational GTPase TypA, whose protein sequence is MANIKNIAIIAHVDHGKTTLVDKIMYHCQLFRENENTGDLILDNNDLERERGITITSKNVSVIYKDTKINIIDTPGHADFGGEVERVLNMADGVLLLVDAFEGPMPQTRFVLQKAIDLGLKPCVVVNKVDKENCTPDEVHEKVFDLMFELGAEEWQLDFPTVYGSAKNNWMSEDWTKQTTNIEPLLDMVIEHIPAPKIEEGSTQMLITSLDYSSFTGRIAIGRLTRGELKVGQNISLVKRDGAVVKNKIKELHIFEGVGRKKVDEVQAGDICAVVGLEGFEIGDTIADFENPEGLKTIAIDEPTMSMLFTINDSPFFGKDGKFVTSRHIKDRLTKELEKNLALRVNETDSADKFMVFGRGVLHLSVLIETMRREGYELQIGQPQVIIKEIDGVKCEPVEEMTIDLPENVSGKAVEMVTLRKGEMLSMEAKGDRMVCEFIIPSRGIIGLRNQLLTATAGEAIMAHRFKEYQPLKGGIPERQNGSLVSMEKGTAIPYSIDKLQERGKFFIDPGEDIYEGQVIGENSRGDDMTVNVTKTKKLSNVRSSGADDKAKIVPAIKFSLEEALEYIQKDEYVEVTPNFLRIRKIFLTEVERKRNKTV, encoded by the coding sequence ATGGCTAATATTAAAAACATTGCAATTATTGCACACGTTGACCACGGAAAAACGACTTTGGTTGATAAAATTATGTATCACTGTCAGTTATTCAGAGAAAATGAGAATACAGGTGATTTAATTCTAGATAATAACGATTTAGAGCGTGAAAGAGGTATTACTATTACATCTAAAAACGTATCTGTAATTTATAAAGACACAAAAATCAATATTATTGATACTCCTGGTCACGCCGATTTTGGTGGAGAAGTAGAACGTGTACTTAATATGGCTGATGGTGTATTGCTGTTAGTTGATGCTTTTGAAGGGCCAATGCCTCAAACCCGTTTCGTATTGCAAAAAGCAATCGATTTAGGATTGAAGCCATGTGTGGTTGTAAATAAAGTAGATAAAGAAAACTGTACGCCTGATGAAGTTCATGAGAAAGTATTCGATTTAATGTTCGAATTAGGAGCAGAAGAATGGCAGTTGGACTTCCCAACAGTATATGGTTCGGCGAAGAATAACTGGATGAGCGAAGACTGGACTAAGCAAACGACCAATATTGAGCCATTATTAGATATGGTTATCGAGCATATTCCAGCGCCAAAAATCGAGGAAGGATCTACTCAAATGTTAATCACTTCTTTAGATTACTCGTCGTTTACAGGTCGTATTGCTATTGGACGTTTAACACGTGGGGAGCTTAAAGTAGGACAAAACATTTCGTTAGTAAAACGAGACGGAGCTGTTGTAAAAAATAAAATTAAAGAACTTCACATTTTTGAAGGTGTAGGCCGTAAGAAAGTAGATGAAGTACAAGCTGGAGATATCTGTGCTGTTGTGGGGCTTGAAGGTTTTGAAATTGGTGATACTATTGCCGATTTTGAAAATCCGGAAGGATTAAAAACCATCGCTATTGATGAGCCTACAATGAGTATGTTATTTACTATTAACGATTCACCTTTCTTTGGTAAAGATGGTAAATTTGTAACATCTCGTCACATTAAAGACCGTTTAACTAAAGAGCTTGAGAAAAACTTAGCATTAAGAGTAAACGAAACCGACAGTGCCGATAAATTTATGGTATTTGGTCGTGGGGTACTTCACTTATCGGTTTTAATCGAAACTATGCGTCGTGAAGGTTACGAACTTCAAATTGGTCAGCCACAGGTAATCATTAAAGAAATTGATGGTGTAAAATGTGAGCCGGTTGAGGAAATGACTATCGATTTACCAGAAAACGTTTCAGGAAAGGCTGTAGAAATGGTAACCTTACGTAAAGGTGAAATGTTAAGTATGGAAGCCAAAGGTGATCGTATGGTTTGTGAATTCATTATCCCATCTCGTGGTATTATCGGATTAAGAAACCAGTTATTAACAGCAACTGCTGGTGAAGCTATTATGGCTCACCGTTTTAAAGAATATCAACCGTTAAAAGGAGGTATTCCTGAGCGTCAAAATGGATCTTTAGTATCTATGGAAAAAGGTACAGCTATTCCTTATTCGATTGATAAATTACAAGAGAGAGGTAAGTTTTTTATCGATCCGGGAGAAGATATTTACGAAGGTCAGGTAATTGGAGAGAACTCTCGTGGAGATGATATGACGGTTAATGTTACAAAGACTAAGAAACTGAGTAACGTACGTTCGTCAGGAGCAGACGATAAGGCTAAAATTGTACCTGCAATCAAGTTCAGTTTAGAGGAAGCTTTAGAATACATTCAGAAAGATGAGTATGTAGAAGTTACACCAAACTTTTTACGTATTCGTAAAATCTTTTTAACTGAAGTTGAGCGTAAGCGAAACAAAACAGTTTAA
- a CDS encoding DapH/DapD/GlmU-related protein, which produces MMINNSIISNKAKIGKNVEIGFFCIIEDDVVIGDNTILKNYVELRKGTIIGENCYIDSRVSSSGNCTIGNNVTIRYDSILARGLKVGDNTYICPKVMTNNLDTNKEQIGGANIGQNVFIGTNCVIHQGITIGNNSILGALTYVNKDIPNNEIWFGNPAKLHKKI; this is translated from the coding sequence ATGATGATAAATAATAGTATTATATCCAATAAAGCTAAAATTGGAAAAAATGTTGAAATCGGTTTTTTTTGTATTATAGAAGATGATGTAGTCATTGGAGACAATACTATCTTAAAAAATTATGTAGAACTTAGAAAGGGAACAATAATAGGAGAAAATTGCTATATCGACTCTAGAGTATCATCTTCGGGAAACTGCACAATTGGAAATAACGTAACAATACGCTATGATAGTATTTTAGCCAGAGGATTGAAGGTTGGTGACAACACTTACATTTGCCCTAAGGTCATGACCAACAACCTTGACACTAACAAAGAACAAATTGGTGGGGCCAATATTGGACAAAACGTTTTTATAGGCACCAATTGTGTTATCCATCAAGGAATCACAATAGGAAACAATAGTATTTTAGGAGCTTTAACTTATGTAAACAAGGACATCCCAAATAATGAAATCTGGTTTGGTAACCCTGCTAAGTTACATAAGAAAATATAA
- a CDS encoding uroporphyrinogen decarboxylase, producing MDFLGVSFTEWVGYAAMAMLLLSFTMKAVTKLRIVNSIGCLLFVIYGFMLDPIAKPIIITNGAILCVNLYYLLKK from the coding sequence ATGGATTTTCTTGGAGTTTCATTTACAGAATGGGTTGGATACGCAGCGATGGCCATGCTATTGCTTTCGTTTACAATGAAAGCTGTTACAAAATTAAGGATAGTAAATTCTATAGGCTGTTTGCTTTTCGTTATTTATGGTTTTATGTTGGATCCTATAGCTAAGCCTATTATTATCACTAATGGCGCTATTCTTTGTGTAAATTTATATTACCTTTTAAAAAAGTAA
- a CDS encoding oligosaccharide flippase family protein, whose translation MNYDKTSYKQILKSTSLFGGVQVFTILISVIKTKVVTLLIGATGFGILGLLTTTLRVVVDFTKLGLDTSAVKEVSEYYSGEKKKEYKKFVYILKKLFWITGVFGALLTIIFSKWLSLWTFGDSKYTYAFIWLSISVLLAQLASGKKVILQGTHKLRRLAKANLWGSFLSLIVSVPLYYFFKLNGIVPSIVISFFISYLVFYYYEKEKDNEVQDEKLGLKEIITKSKDVILLGATMSLNALLVALTLWLIQVYIRDSSGLDTVGFYNAGLLVINSYVGMVFNAMGTDYYPRLAAINKDKELISRYVNEQADIAVLIITCVITVFLTFIPQIITVLYTKEFFGIKGLLTFGILGTLFKAVSFSLGYVIIAKGDRKVFLKTSIGFNLLMFFLCIYSFSLGGLTGVGVGLLIYYVIHLVSLKVIIHNLYGITLSKSFYRTFLICFCICLISYLTTFISRGILRYPVMLVVVVISVIFTWNELQKRIDLNSILKNIFNSDKN comes from the coding sequence TTGAATTACGATAAAACATCATATAAACAAATTTTAAAATCAACTTCATTATTTGGAGGAGTACAGGTTTTTACTATTTTAATATCAGTCATCAAAACCAAGGTAGTTACTTTGTTAATAGGAGCTACAGGCTTTGGTATTTTAGGATTACTTACTACAACACTTAGGGTGGTGGTCGATTTTACTAAACTCGGGTTAGATACAAGTGCTGTTAAAGAGGTTTCTGAATACTATTCTGGAGAGAAAAAAAAGGAGTATAAAAAGTTTGTTTATATTTTAAAAAAGTTATTTTGGATAACAGGAGTTTTTGGGGCATTACTAACAATAATCTTTTCCAAATGGCTAAGCTTATGGACTTTTGGTGATTCAAAATATACTTATGCATTTATTTGGTTGTCTATTTCCGTTTTATTGGCTCAGTTAGCAAGTGGAAAAAAAGTTATACTTCAAGGCACTCATAAGTTAAGAAGATTGGCAAAGGCAAATTTATGGGGTAGTTTCTTAAGCCTTATTGTATCGGTCCCTTTATATTATTTTTTTAAACTTAATGGGATTGTACCTTCAATAGTAATAAGTTTCTTTATTAGTTACTTAGTTTTTTATTACTATGAAAAGGAAAAAGATAATGAAGTTCAGGATGAAAAATTGGGTCTTAAAGAGATTATTACAAAAAGTAAAGATGTTATTTTGCTGGGAGCAACAATGAGCCTTAACGCGCTTTTGGTGGCTTTAACATTATGGTTAATTCAAGTATATATTAGAGATAGTAGTGGGCTGGATACTGTTGGGTTTTATAATGCTGGTCTTTTGGTAATTAATTCATATGTAGGTATGGTTTTTAATGCTATGGGTACCGACTATTATCCTAGATTAGCTGCGATTAATAAAGATAAAGAGTTAATCAGTCGTTATGTTAATGAGCAAGCTGATATAGCTGTTTTAATAATTACTTGCGTTATTACTGTTTTTTTGACTTTTATACCTCAGATAATAACAGTTCTTTATACTAAGGAATTTTTTGGAATTAAAGGTTTGTTAACTTTTGGTATTTTAGGGACTTTATTTAAGGCAGTATCGTTTTCCTTAGGCTATGTAATAATTGCTAAAGGAGACAGAAAAGTTTTTTTGAAAACTTCGATAGGCTTTAATTTATTGATGTTTTTTTTATGTATTTACTCTTTTAGTTTAGGAGGATTGACAGGAGTTGGTGTAGGCCTATTAATTTATTATGTAATACATTTGGTTTCATTGAAGGTTATAATTCATAATTTGTATGGAATAACTTTGAGTAAATCTTTTTATAGAACATTCTTAATATGTTTTTGTATTTGCCTAATATCTTATTTAACAACATTTATTTCTCGGGGTATTCTTCGCTATCCAGTAATGCTAGTAGTGGTGGTTATATCTGTAATTTTTACGTGGAATGAGCTCCAAAAGAGAATTGATTTGAATTCAATTTTAAAGAATATATTTAACAGTGATAAAAATTAA
- the kdsA gene encoding 3-deoxy-8-phosphooctulonate synthase, whose translation MNLQEIPKIKHVDANNFFLLCGPCAIEGEDMALRIAEKVVSITDKLEIPYVFKGSFKKANRSRVDSFTGIGDEKALKILQKVSETFDVPTVTDIHEVSDAALAAQYVDVLQIPAFLVRQTDLVVAAAKTGKVVNLKKGQFMSPEAMKHAVQKVKDSGNDKVWITDRGTMFGYQDMIVDFRGIPTMREYAPTVLDVTHSLQQPNQSHGVTGGRPDMIETIARAGVVNNVDGLFIETHFDPANAKSDGANMLHLDNLEKLMSNLVAIRKTINNL comes from the coding sequence ATGAATCTTCAAGAGATCCCAAAAATAAAACACGTAGATGCTAACAACTTTTTCCTGCTTTGTGGTCCATGTGCCATTGAAGGAGAAGATATGGCGTTACGTATTGCTGAAAAAGTTGTATCGATTACAGACAAATTAGAGATTCCTTATGTATTTAAAGGAAGTTTTAAAAAAGCCAACCGAAGCCGTGTTGATAGCTTTACCGGTATTGGTGATGAAAAAGCATTAAAAATTCTTCAAAAAGTATCTGAAACTTTTGATGTACCTACGGTAACAGACATTCATGAAGTATCTGATGCTGCACTGGCCGCACAATATGTTGATGTACTACAAATTCCGGCGTTTCTAGTTCGCCAAACCGATTTAGTTGTTGCAGCTGCTAAAACAGGGAAAGTGGTTAACTTGAAAAAAGGACAATTCATGAGTCCAGAAGCGATGAAACATGCCGTACAAAAAGTAAAAGATTCAGGAAACGACAAAGTCTGGATAACCGACAGAGGCACCATGTTTGGTTATCAGGATATGATTGTCGATTTCCGTGGTATTCCAACCATGCGTGAATACGCACCTACGGTTTTAGACGTGACTCACTCGTTACAACAACCTAACCAAAGTCACGGTGTTACAGGCGGCAGACCTGATATGATTGAAACCATTGCCAGAGCTGGTGTGGTTAACAATGTTGATGGTTTATTTATTGAAACTCATTTCGACCCTGCCAATGCCAAAAGCGATGGGGCTAATATGCTTCATTTAGATAACCTTGAAAAACTAATGAGCAATTTAGTTGCCATTAGAAAAACCATTAACAACCTATAA
- a CDS encoding DegT/DnrJ/EryC1/StrS family aminotransferase, with amino-acid sequence MIKFLDLHKLNSRFENDFLTVFKSFLDSSNYILGEEVEAFEKEFAQFCGVQYCIGVSNGLDAIMLIFEAYKILGYLREGDEVIVPANTYIATILAISNSGLKPVLVEPLYSTFNINPQNIEQKINSKTRAILGVHLYGQLYDFDSLEKICKKYNLLLIEDAAQAHGASRKDGRKAGNVSDAGAFSFYPTKNLGALGDGGAVTTNNKDLAELVVKLRNYGRTSAYINKEKGFNCRLDEIQAAFLRIKLKELNSDNSKRRDIAKFYFNRVKSENILLPFVSNIEEHVFHLFVVRCSKRNELKKYLLSKGVETAIHYPIPVHKQEAYADLKDCEFPITEQIHDEVLSLPMNPLLSDKDLEIIIKALVEFD; translated from the coding sequence ATGATTAAGTTTTTAGATTTACATAAGCTAAATAGCAGATTTGAAAACGATTTTTTAACAGTTTTCAAGTCTTTTCTAGATTCAAGCAACTACATTTTAGGGGAAGAGGTTGAAGCTTTCGAAAAGGAATTTGCCCAATTTTGTGGTGTGCAATATTGTATTGGAGTGAGTAATGGCTTGGATGCTATTATGCTTATTTTTGAAGCATATAAAATTCTTGGTTATTTAAGAGAGGGAGATGAAGTTATAGTTCCTGCAAATACTTATATCGCTACGATATTAGCAATAAGTAATTCTGGTTTAAAACCTGTTTTAGTTGAGCCTCTTTATTCAACATTTAACATTAATCCTCAAAATATAGAACAGAAAATTAATTCTAAAACAAGGGCAATACTTGGTGTTCATCTATATGGCCAGTTATACGATTTTGATTCCTTAGAAAAAATTTGTAAAAAGTATAATTTACTTTTAATTGAAGACGCAGCCCAGGCTCATGGGGCTTCGAGAAAGGATGGACGAAAAGCAGGTAATGTTTCAGATGCCGGGGCTTTCAGTTTTTATCCTACAAAGAATTTGGGGGCTTTAGGTGATGGAGGAGCTGTAACAACAAATAATAAAGATCTGGCCGAGTTGGTTGTGAAACTTCGAAATTATGGAAGAACATCAGCTTACATTAATAAAGAAAAAGGGTTTAATTGTAGGTTAGATGAAATACAGGCTGCGTTTTTAAGAATAAAACTAAAGGAATTAAATAGCGATAATAGTAAGCGTCGTGATATTGCCAAATTTTATTTTAATAGGGTAAAATCGGAAAATATTTTACTTCCTTTTGTTTCGAATATTGAAGAGCACGTTTTTCATTTGTTTGTTGTAAGATGCTCTAAAAGAAACGAACTTAAAAAATATTTATTAAGTAAAGGCGTTGAAACGGCAATCCATTATCCTATTCCCGTCCATAAGCAGGAGGCGTACGCTGATTTAAAGGATTGTGAATTTCCTATTACCGAGCAGATTCATGATGAAGTTTTAAGCTTGCCAATGAACCCATTGTTATCGGATAAGGATTTGGAGATAATAATTAAAGCATTGGTAGAATTTGATTAA
- a CDS encoding winged helix-turn-helix domain-containing protein produces MSIINNINKVFDHRIRLGIMSILMVNEYADFNSLKELLGATDGNLASHTKALEKAEYITIEKQFIGKKPNTRYSTTQLGEIEFKKHIDALEKLIHKQ; encoded by the coding sequence ATGAGTATTATTAATAACATAAATAAAGTTTTCGATCATCGTATTCGCTTAGGCATTATGTCTATTTTAATGGTGAATGAATATGCCGATTTTAATTCGTTGAAGGAGTTGCTGGGGGCCACCGATGGCAACTTAGCTAGCCACACGAAAGCTCTTGAAAAAGCAGAATATATTACCATAGAGAAACAATTTATAGGAAAAAAACCCAATACAAGATATAGCACAACTCAATTGGGTGAAATCGAATTTAAAAAGCATATTGATGCTCTTGAAAAACTGATACACAAACAATAG